The proteins below are encoded in one region of Pseudomonas putida S13.1.2:
- the fadD1 gene encoding long-chain-fatty-acid--CoA ligase FadD1: MIENFWKDKYPAGVTAEINPDEFPNIQAVLKQSCQRFADKPAFSNLGKTITYGELYALSGAFAAWLQQHTDLKPGDRIAVQLPNVLQYPVAVFGAMRAGLIVVNTNPLYTVREMEHQFNDSGAKALVCLANMAHLAEKVVPKTQVKHVIVTEVADLLPPLKRLLINSVIKYVKKMVPAYSLPQAVRFNDALALGKGQPVTEANPQANDVAVLQYTGGTTGVAKGAMLTHRNLVANMLQCRALMGANLHEGCEILITPLPLYHIYAFTFHCMAMMLIGNHNVLISNPRDLPAMVKELGKWKFSGFVGLNTLFVALCNNEAFRALDFSALKITLSGGMALQLSVAERWKAVTGCAICEGYGMTETSPVAAVNPAEANQVGTIGIPVPSTLCKIIDDAGNELPLGEVGELCVKGPQVMKGYWQREDATAEILDSEGWLKTGDIALIQADGYMRIVDRKKDMILVSGFNVYPNELEDVLAALPGVLQCAAIGVPDEKSGEVIKVFIVVKPGMTVTKEQVMEHMRANVTGYKVPRLIEFRDTLPTTNVGKILRRELRDEELKKQGLKKIA; this comes from the coding sequence ATGATCGAAAATTTTTGGAAGGATAAGTACCCAGCCGGGGTTACGGCGGAAATCAATCCTGACGAATTCCCCAATATCCAGGCAGTACTCAAGCAATCCTGCCAACGCTTTGCCGACAAACCGGCCTTTAGCAACCTGGGCAAGACTATCACTTATGGCGAGCTGTATGCGCTGTCGGGGGCGTTTGCCGCCTGGCTGCAGCAGCATACCGACCTCAAGCCGGGTGACCGCATTGCCGTGCAACTGCCCAATGTCCTGCAATACCCGGTCGCGGTCTTCGGCGCCATGCGTGCCGGGCTGATCGTGGTCAACACCAACCCGCTGTATACCGTGCGGGAGATGGAACACCAGTTCAACGACTCCGGCGCCAAGGCCCTGGTGTGCTTGGCCAACATGGCCCACCTGGCCGAAAAGGTGGTACCCAAGACCCAGGTCAAACACGTCATCGTCACCGAAGTGGCCGACCTGCTGCCGCCGCTCAAACGCCTGCTGATCAACAGCGTGATCAAGTACGTGAAGAAGATGGTGCCGGCCTACAGCCTGCCGCAGGCCGTGCGCTTCAACGACGCCCTGGCCCTGGGCAAGGGCCAGCCGGTGACCGAGGCCAACCCGCAGGCCAACGACGTGGCTGTGTTGCAGTACACCGGCGGCACCACCGGCGTGGCCAAGGGCGCCATGCTGACCCACCGCAACCTGGTGGCCAACATGCTGCAGTGCCGGGCGCTGATGGGCGCTAACCTACACGAAGGCTGCGAAATTCTCATCACCCCGCTGCCGCTGTACCATATCTACGCCTTTACCTTCCATTGCATGGCGATGATGCTGATCGGCAACCACAACGTGCTGATCAGCAACCCGCGTGACCTGCCGGCCATGGTCAAGGAACTGGGCAAGTGGAAGTTCAGCGGCTTTGTCGGCCTCAACACCCTGTTCGTTGCCCTGTGCAACAACGAGGCGTTCCGTGCCTTGGACTTCTCGGCGCTGAAAATCACCCTGTCGGGCGGCATGGCCCTGCAACTGAGCGTGGCAGAGCGCTGGAAGGCCGTTACCGGCTGTGCCATCTGCGAAGGCTACGGCATGACCGAAACCAGCCCGGTGGCGGCTGTGAACCCGGCAGAAGCCAACCAGGTGGGTACCATTGGCATTCCGGTGCCGTCGACCTTGTGCAAGATCATCGATGACGCTGGCAACGAGCTGCCGTTGGGCGAGGTGGGCGAGCTGTGCGTCAAGGGCCCGCAGGTGATGAAGGGCTACTGGCAGCGCGAAGATGCCACCGCCGAGATCCTCGACAGCGAAGGCTGGCTGAAGACCGGTGATATCGCGCTGATCCAGGCGGACGGTTACATGCGCATCGTCGACCGCAAGAAGGACATGATCCTGGTCTCGGGCTTCAACGTGTACCCCAACGAGCTGGAAGACGTGCTGGCGGCCTTGCCGGGCGTGCTGCAGTGCGCAGCCATTGGTGTGCCTGACGAGAAGTCGGGTGAAGTGATCAAGGTGTTCATCGTGGTCAAACCGGGCATGACCGTGACCAAGGAGCAGGTGATGGAGCACATGCGTGCCAACGTTACCGGCTACAAGGTGCCACGCCTGATCGAGTTCCGCGATACGCTGCCGACCACCAACGTGGGCAAGATCCTGCGCCGCGAGCTGCGCGATGAAGAGCTCAAGAAGCAGGGCTTGAAGAAGATCGCCTGA